The proteins below are encoded in one region of Zavarzinella sp.:
- the ppsA gene encoding phosphoenolpyruvate synthase, translating to MTIASMIRWFRESGIEEVHLVGGKNASLSEMYRELVPKGIRIPNGFAVTAEAYRVFLRQTGLTEIVTAQLTGLDSHHLADLAKRGASIREAILSTPLPAEIEQQLTQAYQELEQEYGADCAVAVRSSATAEDLPEASFAGQQESYLNVRGIRRVLTAYHHCLASLFTDRAISYRIDKGFDHFAVALSVGVQVMVRADVGTSGVMFTLDTESGFSDVIMINAALGLGEMIVKGRINPDEFLVHKPTLRAGKRPILKRALGAKQEKMIYADRGGQSTRIVPVAPEDRNRLCISDEDVLQLAHWGLMIEEHYTNKKGSACPQDIEWAKDGITGELYILQARPETVHSLARSADNFEVYRLKGTGTVLLQGKAVGEKIGAGPARVIRDPEDLASFQPGEVLIADMTDPDWEPTMKMAGAIVTNRGGRTCHAAIVSRELGVPCLVGTGHGTELIRTGQQVTVTCADGETGRVLEGAIPFEKTKIDLSKLRRPQTKIMMNLGNPSQAFSLAGIPNDGVGLARMEFIISSLIQVHPMALLQPEKVLPEDVEKIARLTVGYTHQPDYFVDRLAEGVGQIAAAYYPKDVIVRLSDFKTNEYAGLIGGKPFEPVEENPMIGFRGASRYYDDRYRDGFLLECAAMKRVREEMGLTNLKLMIPFCRTVEEGKRVLKIMADAGLLQGENGLELYVMCEIPSNVVLAEEFAEIFDGFSIGSNDLTQLTLGLDRDSEIVAHLFDERNAAVKKLVADVIRRVKACGRKVGICGQAPSDYPDFAEFLVECGIDSISLTPDTILKTTQIILDKEQSINSK from the coding sequence ATGACAATTGCATCAATGATCCGCTGGTTTCGAGAATCAGGTATTGAAGAAGTTCATCTGGTTGGTGGCAAAAATGCCTCGCTGAGCGAAATGTACCGCGAACTGGTTCCCAAAGGAATTCGAATTCCCAACGGTTTTGCCGTGACAGCGGAAGCGTATCGCGTCTTTTTGCGCCAGACTGGTTTAACCGAAATTGTGACCGCCCAATTGACTGGACTGGATTCGCACCATCTCGCAGATCTTGCGAAACGGGGTGCGTCCATTCGGGAAGCGATTTTAAGCACCCCGCTACCTGCCGAAATCGAACAGCAACTTACCCAGGCATATCAGGAACTTGAACAGGAATATGGTGCAGATTGTGCCGTCGCAGTGCGTTCCAGTGCCACGGCAGAAGATTTGCCAGAAGCAAGTTTTGCCGGCCAGCAGGAATCTTATTTGAATGTGCGGGGGATTCGGCGGGTGCTGACAGCCTACCACCATTGCCTGGCATCGCTGTTTACCGATCGAGCAATCTCATACCGCATCGACAAAGGGTTCGACCATTTTGCGGTTGCCCTTTCCGTGGGTGTGCAGGTAATGGTGCGGGCCGATGTGGGTACTTCAGGTGTCATGTTCACCCTGGATACTGAAAGTGGCTTTTCTGATGTGATTATGATTAATGCCGCACTGGGTCTGGGCGAAATGATCGTGAAAGGGCGGATTAATCCTGATGAATTTCTGGTGCATAAGCCCACCTTGCGGGCGGGGAAACGCCCCATCCTGAAACGGGCCTTAGGTGCGAAACAGGAAAAAATGATCTACGCGGATCGGGGCGGGCAATCGACGCGGATTGTGCCCGTGGCACCAGAAGATCGAAATCGTCTGTGTATCTCGGATGAGGATGTTCTGCAATTGGCCCACTGGGGTCTGATGATTGAGGAGCATTACACCAATAAGAAAGGCTCGGCCTGCCCGCAGGATATTGAATGGGCGAAAGATGGAATCACCGGCGAGTTGTACATTTTGCAGGCCCGCCCGGAAACCGTGCATAGCCTGGCCCGTTCGGCGGACAATTTCGAGGTGTACCGCCTGAAAGGTACCGGCACGGTCTTGCTGCAGGGCAAAGCAGTAGGTGAAAAAATTGGTGCTGGGCCCGCCCGCGTGATTCGAGATCCGGAAGACCTTGCATCCTTCCAGCCCGGTGAAGTGCTGATTGCCGATATGACAGATCCCGACTGGGAGCCCACGATGAAAATGGCGGGGGCCATTGTGACAAATCGTGGTGGACGTACCTGCCATGCTGCCATTGTCAGCAGAGAACTGGGTGTCCCCTGCCTGGTCGGAACGGGACATGGCACCGAACTGATCCGTACCGGTCAGCAAGTCACAGTTACATGTGCTGATGGTGAAACTGGCCGTGTTCTTGAGGGTGCCATTCCTTTTGAGAAGACAAAGATCGATCTCAGCAAGTTACGCCGCCCACAAACAAAAATTATGATGAATCTGGGCAATCCCAGTCAAGCCTTTTCCCTTGCGGGAATCCCCAACGATGGTGTGGGGCTCGCACGGATGGAATTCATCATTTCCTCATTAATTCAAGTGCACCCCATGGCACTGCTGCAGCCAGAGAAAGTACTGCCAGAAGATGTGGAAAAAATAGCCCGATTAACTGTCGGCTATACCCACCAGCCGGATTACTTTGTCGATCGACTCGCGGAAGGTGTTGGGCAGATTGCTGCTGCCTACTATCCCAAAGATGTCATCGTCCGTTTGTCCGATTTCAAAACGAATGAGTACGCGGGTTTAATTGGTGGCAAGCCTTTTGAACCGGTTGAAGAGAACCCCATGATCGGGTTCCGTGGGGCATCTCGCTATTATGATGATCGCTATCGGGATGGATTTCTGCTCGAATGTGCCGCGATGAAACGCGTGCGGGAAGAGATGGGCCTGACCAATCTGAAGCTGATGATCCCCTTTTGCCGAACTGTTGAAGAAGGGAAGCGCGTGCTCAAGATTATGGCTGATGCTGGACTGTTGCAGGGTGAAAATGGCCTGGAACTCTATGTGATGTGTGAAATTCCATCGAATGTGGTATTAGCCGAAGAATTCGCCGAGATTTTCGATGGGTTTTCGATTGGCTCGAATGATCTGACCCAATTGACCCTGGGGCTTGACCGCGATTCGGAAATTGTTGCCCATTTGTTTGACGAACGAAATGCTGCGGTCAAAAAACTGGTTGCCGATGTAATCCGCCGTGTGAAAGCTTGTGGCCGGAAAGTGGGAATCTGCGGTCAGGCACCAAGCGACTATCCTGACTTCGCAGAATTTCTGGTGGAGTGTGGGATTGACAGCATCTCGCTGACACCAGATACGATCTTGAAAACAACGCAGATCATCCTGGATAAAGAACAATCGATCAATTCCAAATAA
- a CDS encoding aminotransferase class V-fold PLP-dependent enzyme produces the protein MGSNFDWDDLRQQIAEPLPQPDLQESMQVIHLVQQWFLQREYSPVRRGMGKQADPTHISNRLCQNFPSQPQQFAQVFQQFLTDIEPYAYRIDHPLFVGFVPGAPSIPSIVGDWVTAVCNFFGGVWVESSAPTAVELQILELFHQWLGMPPETSGLLTGGGSEANLIALIVARDQQEFADRPRLRLYVSEQRHWSLDRAARIIGLHTTQIVPIAVDARFRLSVPHLQRAIEADLKAGHLPWVVAANAGSTNTGAVDPLGAIADLCHHHQIWLHVDAAYGWLGILAPTASQHFAGIDRIDSITLDPHKWFAQTYDVGCLLVRQGMLLERTFANHPDYMQDVIPKHGEVNFADRGIALTRRCRALKIWFSLMTLGTDWFRRLANHCCQLAQYSAELLLRAGFTIIAPPTLSIVCFRYHPEDQTEEVLEQWNRKLCQAIQQSETAFLSSTNLDNKFTLRVCFVNWRTTAADVEALVDLLVHFQTIVSKADRMAT, from the coding sequence ATGGGCTCTAATTTCGATTGGGATGATCTGCGACAGCAGATCGCAGAACCGTTACCTCAGCCCGATCTGCAGGAAAGCATGCAGGTGATTCACCTGGTGCAGCAGTGGTTTCTCCAGAGAGAATACTCCCCCGTCCGTCGTGGCATGGGCAAACAAGCAGACCCCACGCACATTTCGAATCGACTCTGCCAGAATTTTCCCAGCCAGCCACAGCAGTTTGCACAGGTTTTTCAGCAATTTCTGACCGATATCGAGCCGTACGCTTACCGAATCGACCATCCATTGTTCGTAGGATTTGTGCCCGGTGCCCCATCCATCCCAAGTATTGTGGGTGATTGGGTCACGGCGGTCTGCAATTTTTTTGGCGGCGTCTGGGTTGAATCGTCCGCACCCACTGCGGTGGAACTACAAATATTAGAACTTTTTCATCAATGGCTGGGGATGCCACCGGAAACGTCAGGACTGCTGACTGGTGGGGGAAGTGAAGCCAACTTAATTGCTCTGATTGTTGCCCGCGACCAGCAGGAATTTGCCGATCGGCCCCGCCTGAGACTGTATGTATCGGAACAGCGGCACTGGTCACTGGACCGTGCGGCCAGAATTATCGGCCTGCACACCACGCAAATTGTGCCGATCGCCGTCGATGCCCGTTTTCGGCTGTCTGTTCCCCACCTGCAGCGGGCGATTGAAGCAGATCTGAAAGCGGGCCACTTGCCCTGGGTGGTTGCGGCCAATGCGGGTAGCACCAATACTGGTGCGGTCGACCCACTGGGTGCGATTGCGGATCTCTGTCACCACCACCAAATCTGGCTGCATGTGGATGCGGCCTATGGCTGGCTGGGAATTCTCGCCCCGACTGCCAGCCAGCATTTTGCGGGGATTGATCGCATCGATTCGATCACACTCGATCCCCACAAATGGTTTGCCCAGACTTACGATGTCGGCTGCCTGCTGGTGCGGCAAGGAATGCTGCTGGAACGCACCTTTGCCAACCACCCCGATTACATGCAGGATGTCATTCCCAAGCATGGTGAAGTGAATTTTGCCGATCGTGGCATTGCTCTGACGCGACGCTGTCGGGCACTGAAAATCTGGTTTTCCCTGATGACGCTGGGCACCGACTGGTTCCGAAGACTGGCAAACCATTGTTGCCAGCTAGCACAGTATTCGGCGGAACTCCTTTTGAGGGCAGGGTTTACGATTATTGCGCCGCCCACCTTAAGTATTGTCTGCTTCCGGTACCATCCGGAAGATCAGACTGAGGAAGTACTCGAACAGTGGAATCGAAAGCTGTGTCAGGCCATTCAGCAGTCGGAAACAGCGTTTCTTTCTTCTACCAACCTTGACAATAAGTTTACGTTGCGGGTGTGCTTCGTGAATTGGCGCACCACTGCTGCCGATGTGGAAGCACTGGTTGATTTGCTGGTTCATTTTCAAACAATTGTCAGTAAAGCTGATCGAATGGCTACTTAG
- a CDS encoding serine/threonine-protein kinase, protein MMNEETLFHMLLQASLHEREEILLRECANQPKLRARMMQLLANHQSSLDAPTEAREPSPAAEDQPEKTLTHHSKENEVLASRVIAGRYKLLEVIGQGGMGVVWMADQLEPVKRRVALKLIRTERVTSSTILARFEAERQAIALMDHPHIARLMDAGTWEDSPYFVMELVRGVPLNEYCDTHRLSIADRLVLFTQICGAVQHAHQKGIIHRDLKPGNILVESHDGKAVPKIIDFGLAKATTGLKLTENTLFTGFGSILGTPMYMAPEQASFNAVDIDTRADIYALGVILYELLTGTTPLTRDTIKQAQLDEMLRLVRELDAPTPSSRLSSAVNSPVVAANRQSEPAKR, encoded by the coding sequence ATGATGAACGAAGAAACACTCTTTCACATGCTTTTGCAGGCATCATTGCACGAACGAGAAGAAATTCTCCTGAGGGAATGTGCAAACCAGCCCAAATTGCGGGCACGCATGATGCAACTGCTGGCGAATCACCAATCTTCATTGGATGCCCCCACAGAAGCGCGGGAACCATCGCCCGCTGCGGAAGACCAACCTGAAAAAACCCTCACTCACCACTCAAAAGAGAATGAAGTGCTTGCTTCGCGAGTAATTGCGGGGCGGTACAAATTATTAGAAGTGATTGGCCAGGGTGGTATGGGTGTGGTCTGGATGGCCGATCAACTGGAACCAGTCAAGCGGCGGGTAGCTTTGAAACTGATCCGCACCGAACGAGTGACCTCCAGCACCATTCTGGCACGCTTTGAAGCAGAACGGCAGGCGATTGCGTTGATGGATCATCCCCACATTGCACGGCTGATGGACGCGGGCACGTGGGAAGACTCTCCTTACTTTGTCATGGAATTGGTGCGGGGTGTACCACTGAATGAATATTGCGACACCCACCGGCTGAGTATTGCGGATCGACTGGTATTATTCACCCAGATCTGTGGTGCCGTGCAGCACGCCCACCAGAAAGGGATTATCCATCGCGACCTGAAGCCCGGCAACATCCTGGTGGAGTCCCACGATGGAAAAGCAGTGCCCAAAATTATCGATTTTGGTCTGGCGAAAGCCACGACAGGCCTGAAACTGACCGAAAATACGCTTTTTACAGGCTTTGGTTCCATTCTGGGCACACCCATGTACATGGCACCAGAGCAGGCCAGCTTCAATGCGGTCGACATTGATACACGTGCGGATATTTATGCCCTGGGGGTGATCCTGTACGAACTGCTGACAGGCACCACACCGTTGACGCGGGATACCATCAAGCAGGCACAACTGGATGAAATGCTCCGACTGGTGCGGGAACTGGATGCCCCCACGCCGAGCTCGAGGCTAAGTTCTGCAGTCAATTCTCCCGTAGTGGCCGCGAATCGGCAGAGCGAACCAGCGAAACGGTAG